A stretch of DNA from Aliarcobacter thereius LMG 24486:
TTTGGAGATATTGTCGTTTTTCCAGTAAGTCTCAATTAAAACTTTAGAAGCAACAAAAGCTAAGTTATTTCCTCTAAATGTTCCAGTATGTTCACCTGGTTTCCATTGATCTAAATCAGGTCTAAAAAGTAAAAGAGCCATAGGAAGTCCACCTCCAATTGATTTAGAAAGAGTAATCATATCTGGTTTTATTCCAGCAAATTCAAAAGAAAAGAACTCTCCACTTCTTCCATTTCCTACTTGAATATCATCAATTATTAATAAAATATCAAACTCTTTACAAATAGAATCTAACTCTTGAAGCCACTTTTTTGAAGCTACATTAATTCCACCTTCTCCTTGAATAGTCTCAACTATAACAGCTGCTGGTAAATCAACCCCACTACTACTATCTTCAATGAATTTTCTAAAATATTTTAAAGTATTAGAATCATCAAAATATCCATCAAATGGCATAAAAGTTGCATTTATTCTACTTATATAGCTCTCATCTCTATATTGATTATTTCCTGTAACTGCTAAACTTCCCTGACTAAGCCCGTGGTAACCATTTGTAAAAGCAACTACATTGCTTCTTTTTTTTACTAATCTTGCAAGTTTTAAAGCAGTTTCAACAGCATTTGTTCCTGTTGGTCCTGTAAATTGAACTTTATATTCTAAATTTCTCGTTTTTAATATAGTTGATTCAAAAGATTGCAAGAACTCTTTTTTTGCTTTTGTTGCCATATCAAGACCATGAATAATTCCATCATTTTGTATATATTTTAGCAAAGCATCTGAAACATGTTGGTTATTGTGTCCATAATTTAGTGTACCTGCTCCTGCAAAAAAATCAATATAATCAACTCCTTGTTCATCTGTTAGAATTGAACCTTTTGCTTTTTCAAAAACTGTTGGGAAATTTCTTATATAACCTCTTACCTCGGATTCTAGTTTTTCAAATATTCTCATTTTTTTCTCCTTTTAAATGTATTGTGAATAAAACTTCATCTTCATGTGAATTTAGAAAATCATCTTTTGAAAAGAGTATAGATTTTGTAAGTTCAGAATTATTATTTTTTGCAAATTTCTCAAATATCTTGCTTGAAGCAATATTGTTTGGACTTACAGTTGTGATTAGTTTATTTATTTCTTTTCTAGAAACAATATCTTCTAATAGTTTTAGAGTTAGATTATTCCCTCTAAATTCTTTTTTTGTTGCTATTTGCCAAATAAATAGAGTTTTAGATTCATTTGGAAGATAGTAAGCTAAAACAAGTGATGCTAATTCATCTTTAATAAAAGCAAGACTACAAGAGTCTTGAAAGTGAGTAGATAAAAGTAAATATAGATATTCAGAGTTCAAATCCAAAGTTCT
This window harbors:
- the ectB gene encoding diaminobutyrate--2-oxoglutarate transaminase: MRIFEKLESEVRGYIRNFPTVFEKAKGSILTDEQGVDYIDFFAGAGTLNYGHNNQHVSDALLKYIQNDGIIHGLDMATKAKKEFLQSFESTILKTRNLEYKVQFTGPTGTNAVETALKLARLVKKRSNVVAFTNGYHGLSQGSLAVTGNNQYRDESYISRINATFMPFDGYFDDSNTLKYFRKFIEDSSSGVDLPAAVIVETIQGEGGINVASKKWLQELDSICKEFDILLIIDDIQVGNGRSGEFFSFEFAGIKPDMITLSKSIGGGLPMALLLFRPDLDQWKPGEHTGTFRGNNLAFVASKVLIETYWKNDNISKAVKYKEKILKDSLEKIANKYKNSYDIEVRGRGLVYGFEIKNDKSMASDISKYAFEEKLIIETCGSESQVVKFLPPLLIEEELLKEGLARFEKAVDKLIVCRENNLKGEF
- the ectA gene encoding diaminobutyrate acetyltransferase produces the protein MSVNITLKKPDKSNSKEIFKIIKESRTLDLNSEYLYLLLSTHFQDSCSLAFIKDELASLVLAYYLPNESKTLFIWQIATKKEFRGNNLTLKLLEDIVSRKEINKLITTVSPNNIASSKIFEKFAKNNNSELTKSILFSKDDFLNSHEDEVLFTIHLKGEKNENI